A portion of the Pseudoxanthomonas sp. JBR18 genome contains these proteins:
- a CDS encoding CsgG/HfaB family protein, whose amino-acid sequence MSLALVVGLSGCATESHRSIVPETVATAGRPYSGIRAPIAVGKFDNRSSFMRGLFSDGVDRLGSQAKTILVTHLQQTNRFRVLDRDNMAEIKQEAEIKQQAQQLKGADYVITGDVTEFGRKEVGDTQLFGILGRGKEQVAYAKVNLNVVDISTSEVVYSVQGAGEYSLSSREVIGFGGSSSYDSTLNGKVLDLAIREAVNNLTAGVDSQAWKPAK is encoded by the coding sequence GTGTCGCTCGCGCTGGTGGTTGGGCTATCCGGATGTGCCACGGAAAGCCATCGAAGTATCGTGCCGGAAACGGTCGCAACTGCAGGACGCCCTTATTCGGGCATTCGTGCACCGATTGCGGTTGGTAAGTTCGACAACCGTTCGAGCTTCATGCGGGGATTGTTCTCCGATGGCGTCGATCGCCTTGGAAGTCAGGCAAAGACCATTCTTGTAACGCATCTGCAGCAGACCAACCGGTTTCGCGTGCTTGATCGCGACAATATGGCGGAAATCAAGCAGGAAGCCGAGATCAAGCAGCAGGCCCAGCAACTTAAGGGCGCCGATTATGTGATCACCGGCGATGTCACCGAATTTGGTCGAAAGGAAGTTGGCGACACGCAGCTGTTTGGAATCCTGGGTCGCGGCAAGGAGCAGGTCGCTTACGCGAAGGTCAACTTGAACGTCGTGGACATTTCAACTTCCGAAGTGGTTTATTCGGTGCAGGGTGCCGGTGAGTATTCGCTGTCCAGCCGCGAGGTCATCGGGTTTGGAGGCTCTTCCAGCTATGACTCCACACTCAATGGAAAGGTGCTGGATCTAGCCATCCGCGAGGCCGTCAACAACTTGACTGCCGGCGTCGATTCACAGGCCTGGAAGCCGGCCAAGTAA
- a CDS encoding SPFH domain-containing protein → MGLVQAVAGAVGGVLADQWKDFYTIPESLPATAAVFAAAPQGTNAGRGSNTHGSSNIISNGSKIVVPEGYGLLLMQDGKLTGFVAEPGGYEWRSDDVNSKSLYAGDGLIASLVSQSWERFKFGGQPGAQQAAYFVSLKELPDNRFGTQSEIYWDDAFLNTQVGAVTRGAYTLKIVDPILFVKNFLPAAYLQPGKVFDFTDIDNAAATQLFNEVVGSLAPAFSLYSNDTARGNRITKLQQDALGFARSLSEAVEVGYQWTSDRGLAIVKTAIVSIEYDANTRELLKTVQRADALAGARGNSNLQASVAQGMQSAGEHGGAAGLVGLGMASGMAGGLGSLQQPAAPAAPAADDPVAKLKKAKEMLDLGLITQADYDAAKAKALGL, encoded by the coding sequence ATGGGGCTTGTACAGGCAGTGGCGGGGGCGGTGGGTGGCGTGCTGGCCGACCAGTGGAAGGACTTCTACACCATCCCCGAGAGCCTGCCGGCCACTGCTGCGGTGTTCGCCGCCGCACCGCAGGGCACCAACGCCGGCCGCGGCTCCAACACCCATGGTTCGTCCAACATCATCAGCAACGGGTCGAAGATCGTCGTGCCCGAGGGCTACGGCCTGTTGCTGATGCAGGACGGCAAGCTCACCGGCTTCGTCGCCGAGCCGGGTGGCTATGAGTGGCGCTCGGACGATGTGAACTCCAAATCCCTCTACGCCGGTGACGGGCTGATCGCCTCGCTGGTCAGCCAGAGCTGGGAGCGCTTCAAGTTCGGTGGCCAGCCGGGCGCGCAGCAGGCGGCGTACTTCGTCTCGCTCAAGGAGCTGCCGGACAACCGCTTCGGCACCCAGTCGGAGATCTACTGGGACGATGCCTTCCTCAACACGCAGGTCGGCGCGGTCACGCGCGGCGCGTACACGCTGAAGATCGTCGACCCGATCCTGTTCGTGAAGAACTTCCTGCCGGCGGCCTACCTCCAGCCCGGGAAGGTGTTCGACTTCACCGATATCGACAATGCTGCGGCCACCCAGTTGTTCAACGAGGTGGTCGGCTCGCTGGCGCCGGCCTTCAGCCTGTACTCCAACGATACGGCCAGGGGCAACCGCATCACCAAGCTGCAGCAGGACGCGCTCGGCTTTGCCAGGAGCCTGTCCGAGGCGGTGGAAGTCGGCTACCAGTGGACCTCCGACCGCGGCCTGGCCATCGTCAAGACGGCCATCGTGTCGATCGAGTACGACGCCAACACCCGCGAACTGCTCAAGACCGTGCAGCGCGCCGACGCACTGGCCGGCGCGCGTGGCAATTCCAACCTGCAGGCCTCGGTGGCGCAGGGCATGCAGTCGGCTGGCGAGCACGGCGGTGCGGCCGGCCTGGTGGGCCTGGGTATGGCCTCGGGCATGGCTGGTGGCCTGGGTAGCCTGCAACAGCCGGCGGCGCCGGCCGCGCCTGCGGCCGACGACCCGGTGGCCAAGCTCAAGAAGGCCAAGGAGATGCTCGACCTGGGCCTGATCACTCAGGCCGACTACGACGCGGCCAAGGCCAAGGCGCTGGGCCTGTAA
- a CDS encoding rRNA pseudouridine synthase produces the protein MSDPIRLDKCVVALTGCSRGEAQQYIEGGWVSVDGVVTEEPQALATPEQVTLDAEATLDAIEPVTLLLHKPAGVSTEDTIAAAGPATHSALDMTHTRMLKRHFQRLQPLLALDTEASGLLVLSQDGRVIRRLTEDARLIEQEFVVEVRGELPPYGLARLMRGMHYQGRPLPPCKVSWQNEDRLRFAIKPIAPGQLQAMCREVGLEVISLRRLRIGSIPLGKLAPGEWRYLPADKRF, from the coding sequence ATGTCCGATCCCATTCGCCTTGATAAGTGCGTCGTTGCGCTGACTGGCTGTTCGCGCGGCGAGGCGCAGCAGTACATCGAAGGCGGCTGGGTCAGCGTGGACGGCGTGGTGACCGAGGAGCCGCAGGCGCTGGCCACGCCCGAACAGGTGACGCTGGACGCCGAGGCCACGCTGGATGCCATCGAGCCGGTCACCCTGCTGCTGCACAAGCCCGCCGGCGTCAGTACCGAAGACACCATCGCGGCAGCAGGCCCGGCCACGCACAGCGCACTGGACATGACCCATACGCGGATGCTCAAGCGCCACTTTCAGCGCCTGCAGCCGCTACTGGCACTGGACACCGAGGCCAGCGGCCTGCTGGTGCTCAGCCAGGACGGACGCGTGATCCGCAGGCTGACCGAAGACGCGCGCCTGATCGAGCAGGAATTCGTGGTCGAGGTCCGCGGCGAGCTGCCGCCCTACGGCCTAGCACGGCTGATGCGCGGCATGCACTACCAGGGGCGCCCGTTGCCGCCGTGCAAGGTCAGCTGGCAGAACGAGGATCGCCTGCGCTTCGCCATCAAGCCCATCGCACCGGGCCAATTGCAGGCGATGTGCCGGGAAGTCGGACTGGAGGTGATCAGCCTACGCCGCCTGCGGATCGGCAGCATCCCGCTGGGCAAGCTGGCGCCGGGGGAGTGGCGCTACCTGCCGGCGGACAAACGGTTCTAG
- a CDS encoding DUF799 domain-containing protein, whose product MKNILQILAAAALILMMTGCATTPVAYDYSAYKASKPRSILVLPPVSHAPDIDASPSMLSVATLPLAEAGYYVLPVAPVYETFRQNGVMVAEDAQSIEVRKLREIFGADAALYITVEKYGSVYQVLSSAVIVSADAKLVDLRTGEMLWQGHAQASSAENQNNGGGLLGMLVSAAVNQIVNQVTDRGHQIAGVASVRLLSAGHPSGLLYGPYNPKYEAEK is encoded by the coding sequence ATGAAAAACATCTTGCAGATTTTGGCCGCAGCGGCGCTCATCCTGATGATGACCGGTTGCGCAACGACGCCTGTGGCCTATGACTACAGCGCATACAAGGCAAGCAAGCCACGTTCGATCCTTGTGCTTCCGCCAGTCAGCCACGCACCGGATATCGATGCAAGTCCCAGCATGCTCTCCGTTGCGACGCTGCCGCTGGCCGAGGCGGGCTACTACGTCCTCCCTGTGGCTCCGGTGTACGAAACTTTTAGGCAGAACGGTGTCATGGTGGCCGAAGATGCGCAGAGCATTGAGGTCAGGAAGCTACGGGAAATCTTTGGTGCAGACGCCGCGCTGTATATCACCGTTGAGAAGTACGGCTCGGTCTATCAAGTGCTTAGCAGTGCCGTAATCGTGTCCGCTGACGCCAAGCTGGTGGACCTGCGGACCGGCGAGATGCTCTGGCAGGGCCACGCCCAGGCCTCGAGTGCAGAAAACCAGAACAACGGCGGCGGTCTATTGGGGATGTTGGTATCCGCTGCGGTGAACCAGATCGTAAATCAGGTGACCGATAGAGGGCATCAAATTGCCGGGGTGGCTAGTGTGAGGCTGCTTTCCGCTGGCCATCCGAGTGGCTTGCTCTATGGGCCATACAATCCGAAGTACGAGGCGGAAAAGTAA
- a CDS encoding NAD-dependent succinate-semialdehyde dehydrogenase — MSVSYPNTQLLIGNDWGDAASGKTLDVLNPATGQVIGTVAHAGRADLDRALAAASQGFQAWRNTPAHERAATMRRAAALLRERADDIAALMTQEQGKPLAEARVETLAGADIIEWFADEGRRVYGRIVPSRNLAAQALVIKEPVGPVAAFTPWNFPINQVVRKLGAALAAGCSFLVKAPEETPASPAALIKTFVDAGAPAGTVGLVFGDPAEISSYLIPHPVIRKITFTGSTAVGKQLAALAGQHMKRATMELGGHAPVIVAEDADVDLAVKASGGAKFRNAGQVCISPTRFLVHNSIKQAFTEALVKHAESLTLGNGLESDTTLGPLANARRLEAMTQVVLDARNKGAKVATGGERVGSAGNFFAPTVLADVPLEASVFNDEPFGPVAAVRGFDTLEEAIAEANRLPYGLSAYAFTRSLRNAHLLTQQVETGMLWINQPALPTPEMPFGGVKDSGYGSEGGPEAVEAYLNTKAVSITAA; from the coding sequence ATGTCCGTGTCCTATCCCAACACCCAACTCCTGATCGGCAATGACTGGGGCGATGCCGCCAGCGGCAAGACCCTGGACGTGCTGAACCCGGCCACCGGCCAGGTCATCGGCACCGTGGCGCACGCCGGCAGGGCCGACCTGGATCGCGCCCTGGCCGCGGCCAGCCAGGGTTTCCAGGCCTGGCGCAACACGCCGGCGCACGAACGCGCGGCGACCATGCGCCGCGCCGCCGCCCTGTTGCGCGAGCGCGCCGACGACATCGCGGCATTGATGACGCAGGAACAGGGCAAGCCGCTGGCCGAGGCCCGTGTCGAAACGCTGGCCGGTGCCGACATCATCGAATGGTTCGCCGACGAAGGCCGCCGCGTGTATGGCCGCATCGTGCCCTCGCGCAATCTGGCCGCGCAGGCGCTGGTGATCAAGGAGCCGGTCGGCCCGGTGGCCGCGTTCACGCCATGGAACTTCCCGATCAACCAGGTGGTGCGCAAGCTGGGCGCCGCGTTGGCGGCCGGTTGCTCGTTCCTAGTCAAGGCGCCGGAGGAGACCCCGGCTTCGCCGGCCGCGCTGATCAAGACCTTCGTCGATGCCGGGGCCCCGGCCGGCACGGTCGGCCTGGTGTTCGGTGATCCGGCCGAGATTTCCTCGTACCTGATCCCGCATCCGGTGATCCGCAAGATCACCTTCACCGGCTCCACCGCCGTGGGCAAGCAGCTGGCTGCACTGGCCGGCCAGCACATGAAGCGCGCCACGATGGAACTGGGCGGCCACGCGCCGGTGATCGTGGCCGAGGACGCGGATGTCGACCTGGCCGTCAAGGCCAGCGGCGGCGCCAAGTTCCGCAACGCCGGCCAGGTGTGCATCTCCCCGACCCGCTTCCTGGTCCACAACAGCATCAAGCAGGCCTTCACCGAGGCCCTGGTCAAGCATGCCGAATCGTTGACCCTGGGCAACGGCCTGGAATCGGACACCACGCTGGGCCCACTGGCCAACGCGCGGCGCCTGGAGGCGATGACGCAGGTGGTGCTGGACGCACGCAACAAGGGCGCCAAGGTCGCCACCGGTGGCGAACGCGTGGGCAGCGCCGGCAACTTCTTCGCCCCGACCGTGCTGGCCGACGTGCCACTGGAGGCGTCGGTGTTCAACGACGAGCCGTTCGGCCCGGTGGCCGCGGTGCGCGGCTTCGACACGCTGGAGGAAGCCATCGCCGAAGCCAACCGCTTGCCCTACGGCTTGTCGGCCTACGCGTTCACGCGTTCGCTCAGGAACGCGCACCTGCTGACCCAGCAGGTCGAGACCGGCATGCTGTGGATCAACCAGCCGGCGCTGCCGACCCCAGAGATGCCCTTCGGCGGGGTCAAGGATTCCGGCTACGGCTCCGAAGGTGGCCCGGAAGCGGTCGAGGCCTACCTCAACACCAAGGCCGTCAGCATCACCGCGGCCTAG
- a CDS encoding TFIIB-type zinc ribbon-containing protein, whose amino-acid sequence MNQAKGPPPPPPLPPRGPGSPQDVPPLPGDAGVDPSTLPPPIRDELRAPDPAAIDTASDALKDGLNRCPKCGSTDIRQRPGTDMLVCLYCRNEWQGQRVEEAFGFGEGIDQLRGTVIASGAQDIDPEAAALMTFKCSGCGAEVTVNTNSDMTARCHWCRHVFGVNEQVPNGAVPDAVLPFHIKKDDAVARIRQFVGKRQLFALKAFKEQFTPGNVVGVYLPYMIVDGNVSAEVAGHGEIQTRRYTRGTDKNKQTYYDADVYRVARRVDFTVDDLPLESSGTRGNLDTRANTNNIINTILPFDTKNAVRWNASYLAGFTSEKRDRDVEHLRPRLEDQLLSIARAQVHGSVSRYDRGVRWERERLQVHGTRWVAMYLPVWLYSYHQPGRNGGMLHYIAVNGRTGETMGSVPVQQWKLLTAALTVGTILEGIALAILAHVS is encoded by the coding sequence ATGAATCAAGCCAAGGGGCCACCCCCGCCGCCGCCTTTGCCGCCGCGTGGGCCGGGATCGCCGCAGGACGTGCCGCCGTTGCCCGGTGATGCCGGCGTGGACCCGTCCACGCTGCCGCCGCCGATCCGCGATGAGCTGCGGGCGCCCGATCCAGCGGCCATCGACACGGCCAGTGACGCGCTCAAGGATGGCCTCAACCGCTGCCCGAAGTGCGGCTCGACCGACATCCGCCAGCGCCCCGGCACCGACATGCTGGTGTGCCTGTACTGCCGCAACGAGTGGCAGGGCCAGCGTGTGGAGGAGGCATTCGGCTTCGGCGAGGGCATCGACCAGCTGCGCGGCACGGTCATCGCCTCCGGCGCGCAGGACATCGATCCCGAGGCCGCGGCGCTGATGACCTTCAAGTGCAGCGGTTGTGGCGCGGAAGTGACGGTCAACACCAACAGCGACATGACCGCGCGCTGCCACTGGTGCCGGCATGTGTTTGGCGTCAACGAGCAGGTGCCCAACGGCGCGGTGCCCGACGCGGTGCTGCCGTTCCACATCAAGAAGGACGATGCGGTAGCGCGCATCCGCCAGTTCGTCGGCAAGCGCCAGCTGTTCGCGCTGAAGGCGTTCAAGGAGCAGTTCACCCCGGGCAACGTGGTCGGTGTGTACCTGCCCTACATGATCGTGGACGGCAACGTCAGCGCCGAGGTGGCCGGGCACGGGGAAATCCAGACGCGCCGCTATACGCGCGGCACCGACAAGAACAAGCAGACCTATTACGACGCCGACGTGTACCGCGTGGCGCGGCGCGTGGACTTCACCGTGGACGACCTGCCGCTGGAGTCCTCCGGCACGCGCGGCAACCTGGACACCCGCGCCAACACCAACAACATCATCAACACCATCCTGCCTTTCGACACCAAGAACGCGGTCAGGTGGAACGCCTCCTATCTGGCCGGTTTCACTTCGGAAAAGCGCGACCGCGACGTGGAGCACCTGCGCCCGCGCCTGGAGGACCAGCTGCTGTCCATCGCCCGTGCCCAGGTGCATGGCTCGGTCTCGCGCTATGACCGCGGCGTGCGGTGGGAGCGCGAACGCCTGCAGGTGCACGGCACGCGCTGGGTGGCGATGTATCTGCCGGTGTGGCTGTATTCCTACCACCAGCCCGGTCGCAACGGCGGCATGCTGCACTACATCGCGGTCAACGGCCGCACGGGGGAGACCATGGGCAGCGTGCCCGTCCAGCAGTGGAAACTGCTCACCGCGGCACTCACCGTCGGCACGATCCTGGAAGGCATCGCGCTGGCGATCCTGGCGCACGTGTCATGA
- a CDS encoding DUF4810 domain-containing protein produces MMKNDASALRWLMALALLLLVGCAHQPVSLYQWGSYQDQVYLYFKGESREAQIQALEKDLQVMQAANRPVPPGLRAHLGMLYAETGNDAKAQENLLAEKASYPESTTYIDLLLKKYQKQVALP; encoded by the coding sequence ATGATGAAGAACGATGCCAGCGCTTTGCGCTGGTTGATGGCGCTTGCGCTGCTGTTGCTGGTCGGCTGTGCTCATCAGCCGGTCTCGCTGTATCAATGGGGCAGCTATCAGGATCAGGTCTACCTGTATTTCAAAGGTGAAAGTCGCGAAGCACAGATCCAGGCCCTGGAAAAGGATCTGCAGGTCATGCAGGCCGCTAATCGGCCTGTGCCCCCCGGACTGCGCGCGCATCTGGGGATGCTGTACGCCGAGACTGGGAACGACGCCAAAGCGCAGGAAAACTTGCTGGCCGAAAAGGCCAGCTACCCCGAGTCGACAACCTATATCGATCTTCTTTTGAAGAAATATCAGAAGCAGGTGGCGTTGCCATGA
- a CDS encoding GNAT family N-acetyltransferase translates to MKMNMPDESLLDRPAWASLNTAHLPLSEGTPLARRYLRQVNRFASARDDGQAALFALAALVTPGEQVYVLQVPKIVVPPTLSAVKRGLCVQLVASAPLSPPSAAGEAIVSLGAHDAAEMLALAILTEPGPFLSQTHRMGDFVGIRIDGRLAAMAGERFRFPGYTEVSGVCTHPDFRGRGLARRLSQHVAANIAARGDTAFLHAWKHNTGAIALYKDLGFAWRCDVQVAVLERPDTPV, encoded by the coding sequence ATGAAGATGAACATGCCCGATGAGTCGTTGCTCGATCGCCCCGCCTGGGCCAGCCTGAACACTGCGCACCTGCCGCTGTCGGAGGGCACGCCGCTTGCGCGCCGTTATCTGCGCCAGGTCAATCGGTTCGCTTCCGCCCGCGACGATGGCCAGGCCGCACTGTTCGCCCTGGCGGCCTTGGTTACACCCGGAGAACAGGTCTATGTGCTGCAAGTGCCCAAGATCGTGGTGCCGCCAACGCTATCGGCCGTGAAGCGGGGGCTGTGCGTGCAACTGGTCGCCTCGGCGCCGTTGTCGCCCCCATCAGCGGCGGGTGAGGCCATCGTGTCGCTGGGCGCACACGATGCAGCCGAGATGCTGGCGCTGGCCATCCTCACCGAACCGGGACCGTTTCTTTCGCAGACTCACCGCATGGGCGACTTCGTCGGCATTCGCATCGATGGGCGACTGGCGGCGATGGCCGGGGAGCGCTTCCGCTTTCCCGGCTATACCGAAGTCAGTGGTGTGTGCACGCATCCGGACTTCCGAGGACGCGGGCTGGCGCGGCGACTCTCGCAACACGTGGCCGCCAACATCGCCGCGCGGGGCGACACGGCCTTCCTGCATGCCTGGAAGCACAACACCGGCGCCATTGCGCTGTACAAGGACCTGGGTTTCGCGTGGCGCTGTGACGTACAGGTTGCGGTGCTCGAACGCCCGGATACGCCGGTGTGA